One Cohnella candidum genomic region harbors:
- the tkt gene encoding transketolase, with protein sequence MPTTQTIDQLAVDTIRTLSIDAINAANSGHPGLPMGAAPMAYTLWSAHLNHHPGNAKWFNRDRFVLSAGHGSALLYSLLHLSGYNVTLDDLKQFRKLNSRTPGHPEYGHTDGVDATTGPLGQGIAMAVGMAMAEAHLAAKYNENGFPVVDHHTYALVGDGCLMEGISYEAMSMAGHMKLGKLIVLYDSNDISLDGDLNMSFGEDVRKRAESANWHYLRVEDGNDLTSISAAIAEAKSHDSQPTLIEVRTIIGYGSKAAGTHKVHGNPLGKEEAIATKAVYGWQHEEEFTVPEPVKAHFEQLKRQGAVKEEEWNRLLASYATQYPAKAKELEQAIDGTYSVETADILTFDTAKSVSTRVASGEAINHYLKTVPAIFGGSADLSHSTMTDIKGEQKFAIESFAGRNVYFGVREHAMGAAGNGMALHGGVIPFVSTFFVFSDYLRPSIRLAALQKLPVVYVFTHDSIAVGEDGPTHEPVEHLAALRTIPGLTVIRPTDANETSSAWAYAIQNKEGPVALILSRQNLPIYEETKANVANVAKGGYVLTETNGQPDVILIGTGSEVSLAAGAKAELEKDGVSVRVVAMPSRELFDRQPEDYRNSVLPESVSRRIAIEAGISLGWDRYAGREGKVLSIDTFGASGPGNEVMAHFGFSVQNVVRLAKELLK encoded by the coding sequence ATGCCTACCACGCAAACGATTGACCAACTCGCCGTCGATACGATCCGCACGCTCTCGATCGACGCGATCAACGCGGCCAATTCCGGCCATCCGGGCCTTCCGATGGGAGCCGCGCCGATGGCGTACACCCTGTGGTCCGCGCACCTGAACCATCATCCGGGCAATGCCAAATGGTTTAACCGCGACCGGTTCGTCCTGTCCGCCGGCCACGGCTCCGCGCTTCTGTACAGCCTGCTTCATCTTTCCGGCTACAACGTCACCCTCGACGATTTGAAGCAGTTCCGCAAGCTGAACAGCCGCACGCCGGGTCATCCGGAATACGGTCATACCGACGGCGTGGACGCAACGACCGGTCCGCTGGGCCAAGGAATCGCGATGGCGGTCGGAATGGCGATGGCCGAAGCCCATCTCGCGGCCAAATACAACGAGAACGGTTTTCCGGTCGTTGACCATCACACGTACGCGCTCGTCGGCGACGGCTGCTTGATGGAGGGGATCTCCTACGAAGCGATGTCGATGGCCGGGCACATGAAGCTGGGCAAATTGATCGTGCTGTACGATTCCAACGACATCTCGCTGGACGGCGATCTGAACATGAGCTTCGGAGAAGATGTGCGCAAACGGGCGGAGTCGGCGAATTGGCACTATTTGCGGGTGGAGGACGGCAACGACCTTACGAGCATCTCCGCCGCGATCGCGGAGGCCAAGTCGCACGACTCGCAGCCGACGCTGATCGAGGTCCGCACGATCATCGGCTACGGCAGCAAAGCCGCAGGAACGCACAAAGTGCACGGGAATCCGCTCGGCAAAGAAGAGGCTATCGCCACCAAGGCCGTATATGGCTGGCAGCATGAAGAAGAGTTCACCGTACCGGAGCCGGTCAAAGCCCATTTCGAGCAGTTGAAACGGCAAGGCGCGGTTAAAGAAGAGGAATGGAACCGGCTGCTCGCCTCGTACGCCACTCAATATCCCGCGAAAGCCAAAGAGCTTGAGCAAGCGATTGACGGCACTTACTCGGTCGAAACCGCCGATATTCTGACGTTCGATACCGCCAAATCGGTCTCCACCCGCGTCGCGAGCGGGGAAGCGATCAACCACTATCTGAAAACCGTACCGGCCATTTTCGGAGGAAGCGCGGACTTGTCGCACTCCACGATGACGGACATCAAAGGGGAGCAGAAGTTCGCCATCGAATCGTTCGCGGGCCGCAACGTGTACTTCGGCGTCCGCGAGCACGCGATGGGCGCGGCCGGCAACGGCATGGCGCTGCATGGCGGCGTCATCCCGTTCGTCAGCACCTTCTTCGTCTTCAGCGATTACTTGCGCCCGTCTATCCGTCTTGCAGCCCTGCAAAAGCTTCCTGTCGTCTACGTGTTCACGCACGACTCGATCGCGGTCGGCGAAGACGGCCCGACGCACGAGCCCGTGGAGCATCTGGCCGCGTTGCGCACCATTCCGGGTCTCACCGTGATCCGTCCGACCGACGCGAACGAAACTTCCAGCGCTTGGGCGTACGCGATCCAGAATAAAGAAGGTCCCGTCGCCCTGATCCTGAGCCGTCAGAACCTGCCGATCTACGAAGAAACCAAAGCCAACGTCGCGAACGTCGCCAAAGGCGGTTACGTCCTGACGGAGACGAACGGGCAGCCGGACGTCATTCTCATCGGCACCGGTTCGGAGGTCTCCCTGGCCGCGGGCGCCAAAGCGGAGCTCGAAAAAGACGGCGTCTCCGTACGCGTCGTCGCGATGCCGAGCCGGGAGCTGTTCGACCGCCAACCGGAGGATTACCGGAACAGCGTGCTTCCGGAGTCCGTATCCCGCCGGATCGCGATCGAAGCCGGCATCTCGCTCGGCTGGGACCGCTATGCCGGACGGGAAGGCAAAGTGTTGTCGATCGACACGTTCGGCGCGTCCGGACCGGGTAATGAAGTCATGGCGCACTTCGGCTTCTCCGTGCAGAACGTCGTCCGTTTAGCCAAAGAGTTACTCAAGTAA
- the zwf gene encoding glucose-6-phosphate dehydrogenase, translated as MESATIVLFGATGDLAKRKIYPALYNLFIEGKLPSPFSIIGLGRREWSHDTFQSNVRQSLDRFSRRKPADPEAVQKFAAAFRYSVLDIDRQEDYRKLRELIESREAELGVAPNRLFYLSVGPEYFTTIANHIQEGGLGSEEGWKRLVIEKPFGRDLQSARELNRELSRSFAEEEIYRIDHYLGKPMVQKLESLQQANPAIHALWNRQHISNVQITANESVGVEERAGYYDRAGAVRDMFQNHLLQLLMMAAIQLPHASSPDKVRFKKKLVLEALEPLSKENVAADVVRGQYEGYAAEPGIAPGSMTDTLIAARLRIDNSVWRGVPFYLRTGKKMKDKSTRIVFEFKEPLKTPWAKDAERAAPNLLVVEIGPKEGITLHLNEKDSEGDGTFKPLQVTLQAGQEDAPEAYENLIYDAWNGDPTFFAHWDEIELSWKWVQPILDAFEENLVPLHPYAAGSYGPQESDALPEQDGFRWLFDDKPEIPTEIRKGDLYAYHAND; from the coding sequence ATCGAATCCGCAACGATCGTTTTGTTCGGGGCGACGGGGGATTTGGCCAAAAGAAAAATCTACCCCGCCCTTTATAACTTGTTCATCGAGGGGAAGCTTCCTTCGCCATTCTCCATTATCGGACTTGGAAGAAGGGAATGGTCCCACGACACCTTCCAGTCGAACGTCCGTCAGTCCCTTGACCGGTTTTCGAGGCGGAAACCCGCCGACCCGGAAGCCGTCCAAAAGTTTGCGGCCGCTTTCCGGTACAGCGTACTCGACATCGACCGCCAAGAGGACTACCGCAAGCTGCGGGAGCTGATCGAAAGCCGGGAAGCCGAGCTCGGCGTCGCGCCGAACCGGCTGTTCTACCTGTCCGTAGGTCCGGAGTACTTCACGACCATCGCGAACCATATTCAAGAAGGCGGGCTGGGTTCCGAAGAAGGCTGGAAACGCCTTGTGATCGAAAAGCCTTTCGGACGCGACCTGCAGTCGGCCCGGGAACTGAACCGGGAGCTGAGCCGGTCGTTCGCCGAAGAAGAAATATACCGGATCGACCATTACCTCGGCAAACCGATGGTACAGAAGCTGGAGTCGCTGCAACAGGCGAATCCGGCCATTCACGCCCTCTGGAACCGGCAGCACATCTCCAACGTCCAGATCACGGCGAACGAATCGGTCGGCGTGGAGGAGCGGGCGGGCTATTATGACCGCGCCGGAGCGGTAAGGGATATGTTCCAAAACCATCTGCTTCAACTGCTGATGATGGCCGCTATCCAATTGCCGCACGCGAGCTCCCCCGACAAAGTCCGCTTCAAGAAGAAGCTGGTGTTGGAGGCGCTCGAGCCGTTGTCCAAGGAGAACGTCGCCGCCGACGTAGTGCGGGGGCAATACGAAGGCTACGCTGCCGAACCGGGAATCGCGCCCGGCTCCATGACGGACACGTTGATCGCCGCCCGGCTCCGCATCGACAACAGCGTTTGGCGCGGGGTTCCGTTCTATTTGCGCACGGGCAAGAAAATGAAGGACAAATCCACGCGGATCGTTTTCGAGTTCAAAGAACCGTTAAAGACGCCATGGGCGAAAGATGCCGAACGCGCGGCGCCGAACCTTCTCGTCGTGGAGATCGGGCCGAAAGAAGGCATCACCCTTCACCTTAACGAGAAAGACTCCGAAGGCGATGGGACGTTCAAGCCGCTGCAGGTCACGCTTCAAGCCGGCCAAGAGGACGCGCCCGAAGCTTACGAGAACCTGATTTACGACGCATGGAACGGGGACCCGACGTTCTTCGCGCATTGGGACGAAATCGAATTGTCCTGGAAATGGGTGCAGCCGATCCTCGACGCGTTCGAGGAAAACCTGGTCCCTCTTCATCCCTACGCTGCCGGTTCTTACGGACCGCAGGAGTCCGACGCGCTCCCCGAGCAAGACGGATTCCGCTGGCTGTTCGACGACAAACCGGAAATTCCAACCGAAATACGCAAAGGAGATCTGTATGCCTACCACGCAAACGATTGA
- a CDS encoding LysR family transcriptional regulator: MNNNYELYKVFYWAAKTGSLTQAAKALFLTQPSVSHAIKQLEDSFGITLFYRNAKGVSLTQEGAVLYSYIEQAQVLIALAEENMAALKHLHSGELRIGGSDSLFKHYLLPHLEQFHDKYPGVKLFLNHGTTPEIISFLKEGKIDLGVVRLPIVDPQLQVRESFQLQDCFVAGAKYAHLKSETLSLERLLEHPIILFSRNSRARMAITELFQSYGHQIKPEIEVGSVDLLIEFAKRGLGISYVTREFVSKELEEGSLFEIALDVPLPPSRVGIMTMRNMPLTRAASRFMESVK, from the coding sequence ATGAACAATAACTACGAACTGTACAAGGTCTTCTATTGGGCGGCCAAAACGGGCAGTTTGACGCAGGCAGCCAAGGCGTTGTTCTTGACGCAGCCGAGCGTCAGCCACGCCATCAAGCAGCTGGAGGACAGTTTCGGCATCACGCTGTTTTACCGCAATGCGAAAGGCGTCTCGCTGACGCAGGAGGGCGCCGTCCTGTATTCCTACATCGAGCAAGCACAAGTGCTGATCGCGTTGGCGGAAGAAAACATGGCCGCGCTGAAACACCTCCACAGCGGCGAGCTACGGATCGGCGGCAGCGATTCGCTGTTCAAGCACTATTTGCTGCCGCATCTGGAGCAGTTCCACGACAAATATCCCGGCGTAAAGCTGTTCTTGAACCACGGCACGACGCCCGAGATCATCTCCTTCCTCAAGGAAGGCAAAATCGATCTCGGCGTCGTCCGGCTGCCGATCGTCGACCCGCAGCTGCAGGTGCGGGAAAGCTTCCAGCTGCAGGATTGCTTCGTGGCCGGCGCCAAGTATGCCCATCTGAAAAGCGAAACGCTGTCGTTGGAAAGATTGCTTGAGCACCCGATCATTCTGTTCTCCCGGAACAGCCGGGCCCGAATGGCCATTACCGAGTTGTTCCAAAGCTACGGCCATCAGATCAAACCGGAAATCGAAGTCGGCAGCGTCGACTTATTAATCGAGTTCGCCAAAAGGGGGCTCGGGATTTCTTACGTGACGAGGGAGTTCGTGTCCAAGGAGCTGGAGGAGGGGTCGCTGTTCGAAATCGCGCTGGACGTGCCTTTGCCGCCGTCGCGCGTAGGCATCATGACGATGCGGAACATGCCGCTTACGAGGGCGGCGAGCCGGTTTATGGAATCGGTGAAGTGA
- a CDS encoding family 78 glycoside hydrolase catalytic domain, which translates to MINPHFVLTAESLLPKLAEHTVTPVRLVEVVADPDAFQGWAVKDAGSADNLKERGFSKGDSFILDFGDHQVGYLTLSLDSIEARADSPVRLKLTFGEMPCEMAEDFDGYDGWLDRSWLQDEIMNFDILPGSYTLPRRYTFRYLKVEFITPARKYKVVFPDIHVTTVTSADVSKVAPLADSVPQDLRDMDRVAVKTLQDCMQTVFEDGPKRDRRLWIGDLRLQALANYETFNNFDLVKRCLYLFAGLRLECGQVGACVYEKPEPAGDDIYLYDYSLFFVATLYDYVEASGDLETLRELWPIALEQIRISLERLDDRGIVKDDPSWWCFTDWHEQLNKQAPAQAVLIYCMKRGLPLAERLGDTEAADSIRSSLDQVTSATLERLWDAEQGFFVSGEGRQVSWASQVWMALAEVLEKDANAELLDRLFAVNPDIRPMTPYMYHHLIDALILTGRNDKALEQMRAYWGEMVRDGADTFWEVYNPEDKKNSPYGSNLINSYCHAWSCTPTYFIRKYFV; encoded by the coding sequence ATGATAAACCCTCATTTTGTTCTAACGGCGGAAAGCCTGCTGCCCAAGCTGGCCGAACATACGGTAACCCCGGTTCGGTTGGTGGAAGTCGTCGCGGATCCGGATGCGTTCCAAGGCTGGGCGGTGAAGGACGCCGGCTCCGCAGATAATCTGAAGGAGCGGGGATTCAGCAAAGGAGACAGCTTTATTCTCGATTTCGGGGACCATCAGGTCGGCTATTTGACCCTATCGCTCGATTCCATCGAAGCCCGCGCGGATTCGCCCGTCCGCCTTAAGCTGACGTTCGGGGAAATGCCCTGCGAGATGGCCGAGGACTTCGACGGATATGACGGATGGCTCGACCGCTCGTGGCTGCAGGACGAAATCATGAACTTCGATATTTTGCCGGGTAGTTACACGCTTCCCCGCAGGTATACGTTCCGTTACCTTAAGGTGGAATTCATTACTCCGGCTCGGAAATACAAAGTCGTGTTTCCCGACATCCATGTGACGACTGTGACCTCCGCGGACGTTTCCAAGGTCGCTCCGCTGGCGGATTCGGTGCCGCAGGACTTGCGGGACATGGACCGGGTGGCCGTCAAGACGCTGCAGGATTGCATGCAGACCGTGTTCGAGGACGGACCGAAGCGTGACCGGCGGCTGTGGATCGGCGATTTGCGTCTTCAAGCGCTGGCCAACTACGAAACGTTCAACAACTTCGATCTGGTCAAGCGCTGCCTTTATTTGTTCGCGGGACTTCGGCTGGAATGCGGGCAAGTCGGCGCATGCGTCTACGAGAAACCGGAGCCTGCGGGAGACGATATATACTTATATGATTATTCCCTGTTCTTCGTAGCCACTCTGTATGACTATGTAGAGGCTTCGGGAGATCTCGAGACGCTTCGTGAGCTTTGGCCGATTGCTTTGGAGCAGATCCGGATTTCGCTTGAACGGCTGGACGACCGAGGCATCGTGAAAGACGATCCATCTTGGTGGTGCTTTACGGATTGGCATGAGCAGCTGAACAAGCAAGCGCCCGCTCAAGCCGTGCTGATCTATTGCATGAAGCGGGGCTTGCCGCTCGCCGAACGGCTGGGGGATACGGAAGCGGCTGACAGCATCCGGAGTTCGCTCGATCAGGTGACTTCCGCGACGCTGGAGCGCCTGTGGGATGCCGAGCAAGGATTTTTCGTCAGCGGCGAAGGCCGTCAGGTTTCGTGGGCGTCGCAAGTCTGGATGGCGTTGGCGGAAGTGCTGGAGAAGGATGCGAACGCAGAGTTGCTCGATCGCCTGTTCGCGGTCAATCCGGACATCCGCCCGATGACCCCTTACATGTACCATCACCTCATCGACGCGCTGATTTTGACCGGAAGGAACGACAAGGCGCTGGAGCAAATGAGGGCTTACTGGGGAGAAATGGTGCGGGACGGCGCGGATACGTTCTGGGAAGTGTACAATCCCGAGGACAAGAAAAACTCCCCGTACGGTAGCAACCTGATCAACAGCTACTGCCATGCGTGGAGCTGCACGCCGACCTATTTCATTCGCAAGTACTTCGTTTAA
- a CDS encoding ABC transporter substrate-binding protein, translated as MRGLRGWIAVCAIGMLLASCTDVNNEANAPNPLPKTTIVYLSASSEDQGSSRIIGELAKEYGRDHPEIEYRFEGVQDVDITGKIQLLAASNDLPAMFNYQSGKPLLDMIRSGAVLNLEDTFKQLGLYAKLNPVSVRMLKAYVNDEGLYALPLEMNIEGFWYNKKIFSRFGLKEPKTWGEMLDAAETLQKAGIQPFAVSGKAKWPITRLINAYVIRKLGPDAMERVDRGELDLTSPGFIEAADTVQKMGLKGYFGPNVNGVGIGTSFSQFVQGKAAMFYSGSWSVRDFNNPAVNAIGAENTGFFSIPLVDGGVGTLDEYPVNAGLTTSFSKEAYNADVAAWMKYVFERYGDRAMTEMGMVTGFRVERMPAEVPPITRMVQDRLDHLKRGALWFEARFDARTQSLAWDNAQLLVMRASFTPEEYMRQLKASLGKE; from the coding sequence ATGAGAGGTTTACGGGGATGGATTGCCGTCTGCGCGATCGGAATGCTCCTTGCATCGTGCACGGACGTCAACAACGAGGCGAACGCGCCGAACCCCCTGCCGAAGACGACGATTGTCTACTTGTCGGCCAGCAGCGAGGACCAGGGCAGCTCCAGAATCATCGGCGAGCTTGCCAAGGAATATGGGCGGGATCACCCGGAAATCGAATACCGGTTCGAAGGCGTGCAGGATGTCGACATTACCGGTAAAATCCAGCTTTTGGCGGCGAGCAACGATTTGCCGGCCATGTTCAACTACCAGTCGGGCAAGCCCCTGTTGGACATGATTCGGAGCGGAGCCGTCTTGAATCTGGAGGACACGTTCAAGCAATTAGGCTTGTACGCCAAATTGAATCCCGTTTCCGTGCGCATGTTGAAAGCCTACGTCAATGATGAAGGGCTTTACGCGCTGCCGCTCGAGATGAATATCGAGGGGTTCTGGTACAACAAGAAAATATTCTCCCGGTTCGGTTTGAAAGAGCCGAAAACCTGGGGCGAAATGCTGGATGCCGCTGAAACGCTGCAGAAAGCCGGCATTCAGCCGTTTGCCGTTTCCGGCAAAGCCAAGTGGCCGATCACTCGGCTCATCAACGCGTACGTCATCCGCAAGCTGGGGCCGGATGCCATGGAACGGGTGGACCGAGGCGAGCTGGATTTGACGAGTCCGGGATTCATCGAAGCGGCCGATACCGTGCAGAAAATGGGGTTGAAAGGCTATTTCGGGCCGAACGTCAATGGAGTGGGTATCGGGACATCGTTTAGCCAGTTCGTGCAGGGCAAGGCGGCGATGTTCTATTCCGGGAGCTGGTCGGTCCGCGATTTCAACAACCCGGCCGTGAATGCGATCGGGGCGGAGAACACGGGCTTTTTCAGCATTCCGCTCGTAGACGGCGGGGTGGGGACCTTGGACGAGTATCCCGTGAACGCCGGCTTGACCACTTCTTTCTCCAAGGAAGCGTATAATGCCGATGTAGCCGCTTGGATGAAATACGTCTTCGAACGTTATGGGGACCGAGCGATGACGGAAATGGGCATGGTCACCGGATTCCGGGTGGAACGGATGCCCGCGGAGGTTCCGCCGATCACCCGGATGGTCCAAGACCGGCTGGATCACCTCAAAAGGGGAGCTTTGTGGTTCGAGGCCCGTTTCGACGCCCGGACGCAATCGTTGGCCTGGGATAACGCCCAATTGCTGGTAATGCGCGCCTCGTTTACTCCCGAGGAATACATGAGGCAGTTGAAAGCATCGTTGGGGAAGGAGTGA
- a CDS encoding carbohydrate ABC transporter permease, whose product MNSGSVAKRSFTHLAIIALVFLNLVPLLIVLSSSFRSPQNMTDPLNWFNEFTLESFRSAYTRMHFPTALWNSFVLTAVSVFFVVLLAAMAAYPMARIRSRLSRFLYIFFLSGLVVPGQMVLIPIIQMIKGMGIPMNQYTPILMFITCSLPFSTFLYTGFIRSSVPEEIEEAAHIDGAGLFRRFWQIVFPLILPVTVSVVITQGVWIWNDYFFNMVFITKALAAPLPVAMLGFLGDQQNPAQWNVLFAACILCALPLLIAFLALQKYFVGGLTVGGVKG is encoded by the coding sequence ATGAATTCCGGTTCCGTCGCGAAGAGATCGTTTACTCACCTGGCGATTATCGCCCTCGTGTTCTTGAACCTGGTGCCGCTGCTGATCGTGCTGTCCAGCTCGTTCCGTTCGCCGCAGAACATGACCGATCCGCTGAACTGGTTTAACGAGTTCACGCTGGAAAGTTTCCGCTCGGCATATACCCGCATGCACTTTCCGACCGCGCTGTGGAACAGCTTCGTGCTGACCGCCGTATCCGTCTTCTTCGTCGTGCTGCTCGCGGCGATGGCCGCTTACCCGATGGCCCGCATCCGCAGCCGGCTCAGCCGGTTCTTGTATATTTTCTTCCTGTCGGGGCTGGTCGTTCCCGGCCAAATGGTGCTCATTCCGATCATCCAGATGATCAAAGGAATGGGAATCCCGATGAACCAGTACACGCCGATTCTGATGTTCATTACGTGCAGCTTGCCTTTCTCGACGTTCCTGTACACCGGTTTCATCCGGAGCAGCGTGCCCGAGGAAATCGAGGAAGCCGCCCACATCGACGGTGCCGGGCTGTTCCGGCGGTTCTGGCAAATCGTGTTCCCGCTCATCCTGCCGGTTACGGTATCCGTCGTCATCACGCAAGGCGTATGGATTTGGAATGACTACTTCTTCAACATGGTATTCATCACCAAGGCGCTTGCCGCGCCGCTGCCGGTAGCGATGCTGGGCTTCCTCGGAGACCAGCAAAACCCGGCGCAATGGAACGTTCTGTTCGCGGCCTGCATTCTGTGCGCGCTGCCTTTGCTCATCGCATTCCTTGCCCTACAGAAGTATTTCGTCGGCGGTTTGACGGTCGGCGGCGTGAAAGGCTGA
- a CDS encoding carbohydrate ABC transporter permease, whose amino-acid sequence MNSAVMKKTMYFFVLPALLFYILFWIVPILKLFQYSVTDYNGYVQKFHYVGFDNFKTLFHEEILGLSIRNTLVYTLITVVLGNIIALALAFLLNANIRAKGLYRSAFYLPTLFSAIVVGFIWSYVYMPDEGLIASFFHKIGIHGIDTNFLGSYSKALFSIMAVDIWKNIGTSTIIFLAGLQTVPQDLIEAGKIDGAGRWKLVRFIKIPMLATSITINVTLSVINGLKAFDYPFIMTNGGPGTSTNTLIYAIYKMAFTDQLFGKASALGIISFAIIIVITAVFVFTLNRREVSA is encoded by the coding sequence ATGAACAGCGCCGTCATGAAAAAAACGATGTATTTCTTTGTACTGCCGGCCCTTCTCTTCTACATCCTGTTCTGGATCGTTCCGATCCTGAAGCTTTTCCAATACAGCGTGACCGACTATAACGGCTACGTTCAGAAGTTCCATTACGTCGGCTTCGACAACTTCAAAACGTTGTTCCATGAAGAAATCCTGGGTCTCTCCATCCGCAACACGCTCGTCTATACCTTGATCACCGTCGTGCTCGGCAACATCATTGCCCTTGCGCTTGCTTTTCTCCTGAACGCGAATATTCGAGCGAAAGGCCTTTACCGTTCGGCTTTCTATCTTCCGACTCTGTTCAGCGCGATCGTAGTCGGATTCATTTGGAGTTACGTTTACATGCCGGACGAAGGACTCATCGCCTCTTTCTTCCATAAGATCGGCATTCATGGGATCGACACCAATTTTCTCGGCAGTTATTCGAAAGCCCTCTTTTCGATCATGGCGGTGGATATTTGGAAAAACATCGGCACCAGCACGATCATTTTCCTGGCCGGCCTTCAGACCGTGCCCCAAGATTTGATCGAAGCCGGCAAAATCGACGGCGCGGGACGCTGGAAGCTGGTCCGGTTCATTAAAATTCCGATGCTCGCCACCTCGATCACGATCAATGTCACGCTCAGCGTCATCAACGGCCTGAAAGCCTTCGACTATCCGTTCATCATGACCAACGGAGGTCCGGGTACGTCGACGAACACGCTGATCTACGCCATTTACAAAATGGCCTTCACCGACCAGCTGTTCGGAAAAGCCTCGGCACTCGGCATCATTTCGTTCGCGATCATTATCGTCATTACCGCCGTGTTCGTGTTTACCTTGAATAGACGGGAGGTATCGGCATGA
- a CDS encoding ABC transporter substrate-binding protein, with translation MKSWKSKIAGIALASLFTVALSACGSSNSNSDASGSPSAASPSASASASSASDKPVTLTMLVSGAKAANGADFELETLPKLVKEKFPNVTLEVQKLPDEQYYTSVKAKLAAGEGPDIFLVFPNMANMGAIEVAKAGYAADLSDMSFWNNVSASAKNDMSYEGKPYAVAKGMDILGTYYNKALFAKAGITEVPKDWPSFLAAAEKLKAAGITPITMGDKDPWVVQFGMYQLAANSVYPADKDFDKKLQTGETALTDAKWVKTVNQYKELYDKGYVAKGSLGMASAQAVQQFVDGKAAMIFTGTWDLPGVTAKGASEFDRGFFSLPGNDAGQPVYASAATAAGYAINAKSEHLDIAKQIFEYMYDGKSPLFQAWVDSNPSISVFNGVPLKNEIFKDVLSDIQSTGHAFYFCNQMWPAGVSDVMQSKFAEIIGGKKTTAEEVTKAMQDKYTELNKG, from the coding sequence ATGAAGTCCTGGAAATCCAAGATCGCCGGCATCGCGTTGGCCTCGCTGTTCACGGTCGCCTTGAGCGCATGCGGCAGTTCCAATTCGAATTCGGACGCATCCGGCAGCCCTTCCGCCGCGAGCCCATCGGCAAGCGCGTCGGCGAGCTCCGCATCCGACAAGCCCGTCACCCTGACGATGCTCGTATCCGGCGCGAAAGCCGCGAACGGCGCCGACTTCGAACTCGAAACGCTGCCTAAGCTGGTCAAAGAAAAGTTCCCGAACGTCACCCTGGAAGTCCAAAAGCTTCCCGACGAGCAATATTACACTTCCGTAAAGGCCAAGCTGGCCGCCGGCGAAGGTCCGGATATCTTCCTGGTGTTCCCGAACATGGCCAACATGGGCGCGATCGAAGTCGCCAAAGCAGGCTACGCCGCCGACCTGTCCGATATGAGCTTCTGGAACAACGTCAGCGCGTCCGCCAAAAACGACATGAGCTACGAAGGAAAGCCTTACGCGGTCGCGAAGGGCATGGATATCCTCGGAACGTACTACAACAAGGCGCTCTTCGCCAAAGCCGGCATCACCGAAGTGCCGAAAGATTGGCCGAGCTTCCTGGCCGCGGCCGAGAAGCTGAAAGCAGCCGGCATTACGCCGATCACCATGGGCGATAAAGATCCGTGGGTCGTCCAATTCGGCATGTATCAACTCGCGGCGAACTCCGTATACCCGGCGGACAAGGACTTCGACAAGAAGCTTCAGACCGGCGAAACGGCGCTCACCGACGCGAAATGGGTCAAGACGGTCAACCAGTACAAAGAGCTTTACGACAAAGGTTACGTGGCGAAAGGCTCCCTCGGCATGGCCAGCGCGCAAGCCGTCCAGCAGTTCGTTGACGGCAAAGCGGCCATGATCTTCACGGGCACTTGGGATCTGCCGGGCGTTACGGCCAAAGGCGCTTCCGAATTCGATCGCGGATTCTTCTCCTTGCCGGGCAACGACGCCGGCCAGCCGGTATACGCTTCCGCGGCAACCGCAGCCGGATACGCGATCAACGCGAAATCCGAGCATCTCGACATCGCCAAGCAGATCTTCGAGTACATGTACGACGGCAAGTCTCCTCTGTTCCAAGCATGGGTCGATTCCAACCCTTCCATCAGCGTGTTCAACGGCGTACCGTTGAAGAACGAGATTTTCAAAGACGTGCTGAGCGACATCCAAAGCACGGGACATGCGTTCTACTTCTGCAACCAAATGTGGCCGGCAGGCGTGAGCGACGTCATGCAATCGAAGTTCGCGGAAATCATCGGCGGCAAGAAAACGACGGCCGAAGAAGTCACGAAAGCGATGCAGGACAAATATACGGAATTGAATAAAGGCTGA